Proteins from one Triticum aestivum cultivar Chinese Spring chromosome 7A, IWGSC CS RefSeq v2.1, whole genome shotgun sequence genomic window:
- the LOC123148304 gene encoding alternative NAD(P)H-ubiquinone oxidoreductase C1, chloroplastic/mitochondrial isoform X1, with protein sequence MSCRAAPWGRPSAPRGRPFPASARLHSPFGGMNSWKNPVLKNSWRIGDVPAMFGLPSGLFRCMASNGSGDAGFSRPQSIDEAPMPLYPWPDKQRPRVCILGGGFGGLYTALRLESLVWPGNNKPQVMLVDQSDRFVFKPMLYELLSGEVDVWEIAPYFTELLKNTSVQFVKDSVKLLRPSDHLRREPGVSCTGGIVHLESGTVVEYDWLVLALGAEAKIDVVPGSAEYALPFTTLEHALKVESELKMLERGRFGKKSPPIQVAIVGLGYSGVELAATISERLKNTGTVKAINFQTTICPNAPPGNREAALKVLESQNIQLFLGYSVNCIREVYASEDSGSMVADAKEAGGGYKKLVLELQAAQRGLQSQVLEADLVLWTVGSQSQILRLQPPDAPYVIPLNGRGQVETEETLQVKGHPRTFAIGDSAALRDPSGKFLPANAQVAFQQADFAGWNLWAAINDRPLLPFRFQNLGEMMTLGRNDAAITANFIEGLTLEGPIGHAARKLVYCLRMPTDEHRVKVGISWFAKGAVDSLASLQTAVASALSPPTTPTTAPPTAADAATNRCAMDPDSEVAFDFPPYLCQYKSGRVHRPGGDAIAPAGTDPLTGVVSKDIHAGPARARVYLPPDASAAAAPGRLPVVVYFHGGGFVVGSPARPSTHAYLNDLVARSGAVGVSVYYRLAPEHALPAAYDDGWAAVRWVLAGGDGADPWLRDHADLSRVFLSGCSAGANIAHNMAVRAAAPGAVPEGAAVRGLMAVHPYFTGKEPVGAEAAFGPDVREFMDRTWRFVFPGSLGLDDPNVNPFVTDEARAAVAGIPCERVLVCVAEDDVLLKERGLWYARELKASGYAGEIELFESKGVGHAFQFDQLGSGEGVKLQERLVEFIKK encoded by the exons aTGAGCTGCCGCGCGGCTCCATGGGGCCGCCCGTCGGCCCCCCGCGGCCGGCCCTTCCCCGCCTCGGCGCGCCTGCACAGCCCATTCG GGGGTATGAATTCGTGGAAGAATCCAGTTCTCAAAAACTCGTGGAGAATCGGTGATGTCCCGGCGATGTTTGGGCTGCCGTCTGGACTGTTCAGATGCATGGCTTCAAATGGCTCCGGGGATGCTGGGTTTTCTCGTCCTCAATCAATTGATGAAGCACCGATGCCGCTGTACCCCTGGCCAGACAAGCAG CGGCCACGGGTATGCATTTTGGGTGGTGGATTTGGTGGGCTGTATACTGCTCTGAGACTAGAATCTCTTGTATGGCCTGGTAATAACAAGCCTCAG GTGATGCTTGTTGATCAATCTGACAGATTTGTATTTAAGCCCATGCTATACGAGCTCTTATCAGGAG AGGTGGATGTCTGGGAAATAGCTCCGTATTTTACGGAGTTACTGAAGAACACCAGTGTTCAATTTGTGAAGGATAGTGTAAAGCTTCTTCGCCCTTCTGATCACTTAAGAAGGGAGCCTGGAGTGTCATGCACTGGCGGAATTGTTCATCTTGAAAGTGGCACCGTTGTTGAATATGATTG GCTCGTTCTAGCTCTAGGGGCTGAAGCTAAGATTGACGTCGTTCCAGGATCTGCCGAGTATGCACTTCCGTTCACAACTTTGGAACATGCTTTG AAAGTTGAAAGTGAATTGAAAATGTTAGAAAGGGGAAGGTTTGGTAAGAAGTCCCCACCTATTCAGGTGGCCATTGTGGGACTGGGTTACTCTGGTGTTGAGCTAGCTGCCACTATCTCTGAGAGATTAAAGAACACAGGGACTGTCAAAGCAATCAATTTTCAAACAACCATCTGTCCTAACGCACCACCAGGAAATCGTGAAGCTGCTCTGAAG GTTCTTGAGTCTCAAAATATTCAACTTTTCTTGGGATATTCGGTGAACTGCATCAGAGAGGTTTATGCATCTGAGGATTCAGGTAGCATGGTTGCAGATGCAAAAGAAGCTGGTGGTGGCTATAAGAAACTAGTTTTGGAACTTCAAGCCGCTCAAAGAGGCCTCCAGAGCCAGGTTCTGGAGGCTGATCTGGTACTATGGACGGTGGGCTCACAATCTCAGATTCTTCGGCTACAACCTCCTGATGCCCCATACGTTATTCCTTTGAATGGCCGGGGGCAAGTGGAGACAGAGGAAACCCTTCAAGTAAAGGGCCACCCCCGAACATTTGCAATTGGTGATTCAGCAGCTCTAAGAGACCCATCAGGAAAATTTCTCCCAGCCAACGCACAG gttgcttttcagcaagcagatTTCGCTGGATGGAATCTCTGGGCGGCAATCAATGACCGGCCCCTTCTGCCGTTCAG GTTTCAAAACCTTGGTGAGATGATGACGCTGGGTAGAAATGATGCTGCGATAACAGCAAATTTCATCGAGGGCCTGACCTTGGAAGGACCTATAGGGCATGCTG CTAGGAAGCTCGTGTACTGCCTCAGGATGCCCACTGATGAGCACCGGGTGAAGGTTGGAATCAGTTGGTTCGCAAAGGGCGCTGTCGATTCGCTTGCCTCTCTGCAGACTGCA GTGGCCAGCGCACTTTCCCCGCCCAccactcccaccaccgctccccccaccgccgccgacgccgccaccaACCGCTGCGCCATGGATCCCGACTCCGAGGTCGCCTTCGACTTCCCGCCCTACCTCTGCCAGTACAAGAGCGGCCGCGTGCACCGCCCGGGCGGCGACGCCATCGCCCCCGCCGGCACCGACCCGCTCACCGGCGTCGTCTCCAAGGACATCCACGCCGGCCCCGCCCGCGCGCGCGTCTACCTCCCGcccgacgcctccgccgccgcggcccccgGCAGGCTCCCCGTCGTCGTCTACTTCCACGGCGGCGGCTTCGTGGTCGGCTCCCCGGCCCGCCCCTCCACCCACGCCTACCTCAACGACCTCGTCGCCCGCTCCGGCGCCGTCGGCGTGTCCGTCTACTACCGCCTCGCCCCCGAGCACGCGCTCCCCGCCGCCTACGACGACGGCTGGGCCGCCGTGCGCTGGGTCCTCGCCGGCGGGGACGGCGCCGACCCCTGGCTGCGCGACCACGCCGACCTCTCCCGCGTCTTCCTCTCCGGCTGCAGCGCCGGCGCCAACATCGCGCACAACATGGccgtccgcgccgccgcgcccggcgcggtgccggagggcgccgccgtccggGGCCTCATGGCCGTGCACCCCTACTTCACGGGCAAGGAGCCCGTGGGCGCCGAGGCGGCGTTCGGCCCCGACGTGCGCGAGTTCATGGACCGCACCTGGCGCTTCGTGTTCCCGGGCTCGCTCGGCCTGGACGACCCCAACGTGAACCCGTTCGTCACCGACGAGGCGCGCGCCGCCGTGGCTGGGATCCCCTGCGAGCGCGTGCTGGTGTGCGTGGCCGAGGACGACGTCCTGCTCAAGGAGCGCGGCCTGTGGTACGCCCGCGAGCTCAAGGCCAGCGGCTACGCCGGCGAGATCGAGCTGTTCGAGTCCAAGGGCGTCGGCCACGCCTTCCAGTTCGACCAGCTGGGCTCCGGGGAGGGCGTCAAGCTGCAGGAGCGCCTGGTGGAGTTCATCAAGAAATGA
- the LOC123148304 gene encoding uncharacterized protein isoform X2, giving the protein MIARLVLALGAEAKIDVVPGSAEYALPFTTLEHALKVESELKMLERGRFGKKSPPIQVAIVGLGYSGVELAATISERLKNTGTVKAINFQTTICPNAPPGNREAALKVLESQNIQLFLGYSVNCIREVYASEDSGSMVADAKEAGGGYKKLVLELQAAQRGLQSQVLEADLVLWTVGSQSQILRLQPPDAPYVIPLNGRGQVETEETLQVKGHPRTFAIGDSAALRDPSGKFLPANAQVAFQQADFAGWNLWAAINDRPLLPFRFQNLGEMMTLGRNDAAITANFIEGLTLEGPIGHAARKLVYCLRMPTDEHRVKVGISWFAKGAVDSLASLQTAVASALSPPTTPTTAPPTAADAATNRCAMDPDSEVAFDFPPYLCQYKSGRVHRPGGDAIAPAGTDPLTGVVSKDIHAGPARARVYLPPDASAAAAPGRLPVVVYFHGGGFVVGSPARPSTHAYLNDLVARSGAVGVSVYYRLAPEHALPAAYDDGWAAVRWVLAGGDGADPWLRDHADLSRVFLSGCSAGANIAHNMAVRAAAPGAVPEGAAVRGLMAVHPYFTGKEPVGAEAAFGPDVREFMDRTWRFVFPGSLGLDDPNVNPFVTDEARAAVAGIPCERVLVCVAEDDVLLKERGLWYARELKASGYAGEIELFESKGVGHAFQFDQLGSGEGVKLQERLVEFIKK; this is encoded by the exons ATGATTG CCAGGCTCGTTCTAGCTCTAGGGGCTGAAGCTAAGATTGACGTCGTTCCAGGATCTGCCGAGTATGCACTTCCGTTCACAACTTTGGAACATGCTTTG AAAGTTGAAAGTGAATTGAAAATGTTAGAAAGGGGAAGGTTTGGTAAGAAGTCCCCACCTATTCAGGTGGCCATTGTGGGACTGGGTTACTCTGGTGTTGAGCTAGCTGCCACTATCTCTGAGAGATTAAAGAACACAGGGACTGTCAAAGCAATCAATTTTCAAACAACCATCTGTCCTAACGCACCACCAGGAAATCGTGAAGCTGCTCTGAAG GTTCTTGAGTCTCAAAATATTCAACTTTTCTTGGGATATTCGGTGAACTGCATCAGAGAGGTTTATGCATCTGAGGATTCAGGTAGCATGGTTGCAGATGCAAAAGAAGCTGGTGGTGGCTATAAGAAACTAGTTTTGGAACTTCAAGCCGCTCAAAGAGGCCTCCAGAGCCAGGTTCTGGAGGCTGATCTGGTACTATGGACGGTGGGCTCACAATCTCAGATTCTTCGGCTACAACCTCCTGATGCCCCATACGTTATTCCTTTGAATGGCCGGGGGCAAGTGGAGACAGAGGAAACCCTTCAAGTAAAGGGCCACCCCCGAACATTTGCAATTGGTGATTCAGCAGCTCTAAGAGACCCATCAGGAAAATTTCTCCCAGCCAACGCACAG gttgcttttcagcaagcagatTTCGCTGGATGGAATCTCTGGGCGGCAATCAATGACCGGCCCCTTCTGCCGTTCAG GTTTCAAAACCTTGGTGAGATGATGACGCTGGGTAGAAATGATGCTGCGATAACAGCAAATTTCATCGAGGGCCTGACCTTGGAAGGACCTATAGGGCATGCTG CTAGGAAGCTCGTGTACTGCCTCAGGATGCCCACTGATGAGCACCGGGTGAAGGTTGGAATCAGTTGGTTCGCAAAGGGCGCTGTCGATTCGCTTGCCTCTCTGCAGACTGCA GTGGCCAGCGCACTTTCCCCGCCCAccactcccaccaccgctccccccaccgccgccgacgccgccaccaACCGCTGCGCCATGGATCCCGACTCCGAGGTCGCCTTCGACTTCCCGCCCTACCTCTGCCAGTACAAGAGCGGCCGCGTGCACCGCCCGGGCGGCGACGCCATCGCCCCCGCCGGCACCGACCCGCTCACCGGCGTCGTCTCCAAGGACATCCACGCCGGCCCCGCCCGCGCGCGCGTCTACCTCCCGcccgacgcctccgccgccgcggcccccgGCAGGCTCCCCGTCGTCGTCTACTTCCACGGCGGCGGCTTCGTGGTCGGCTCCCCGGCCCGCCCCTCCACCCACGCCTACCTCAACGACCTCGTCGCCCGCTCCGGCGCCGTCGGCGTGTCCGTCTACTACCGCCTCGCCCCCGAGCACGCGCTCCCCGCCGCCTACGACGACGGCTGGGCCGCCGTGCGCTGGGTCCTCGCCGGCGGGGACGGCGCCGACCCCTGGCTGCGCGACCACGCCGACCTCTCCCGCGTCTTCCTCTCCGGCTGCAGCGCCGGCGCCAACATCGCGCACAACATGGccgtccgcgccgccgcgcccggcgcggtgccggagggcgccgccgtccggGGCCTCATGGCCGTGCACCCCTACTTCACGGGCAAGGAGCCCGTGGGCGCCGAGGCGGCGTTCGGCCCCGACGTGCGCGAGTTCATGGACCGCACCTGGCGCTTCGTGTTCCCGGGCTCGCTCGGCCTGGACGACCCCAACGTGAACCCGTTCGTCACCGACGAGGCGCGCGCCGCCGTGGCTGGGATCCCCTGCGAGCGCGTGCTGGTGTGCGTGGCCGAGGACGACGTCCTGCTCAAGGAGCGCGGCCTGTGGTACGCCCGCGAGCTCAAGGCCAGCGGCTACGCCGGCGAGATCGAGCTGTTCGAGTCCAAGGGCGTCGGCCACGCCTTCCAGTTCGACCAGCTGGGCTCCGGGGAGGGCGTCAAGCTGCAGGAGCGCCTGGTGGAGTTCATCAAGAAATGA